The Ignavibacteria bacterium genome contains the following window.
TCCTTCGCCGCGTTTTTCAATGAATTTTGCAATTGGACTATCTGAAGAAGTGGCTTCCAATAATTCAATTTTTGTTTCACCAACTTTTAAAAATGCAGTTCTGACTTTTTGATCTTCCACTTCTTCGATTTTATAACAATTCGTCTCCAAAAGTTTTTCAAATAATGGAATTGCCTGCTCAAGATTTCTTACAGCAATTCCTATGTGTTCAATTTTTTTTACCATATGAAACCACCAGATTTTACATTCAAAATAATATTAAAGGAAAGAAAAAGTAAGAACTATTTAAAGAATTTTATTCAAATCAGTTTTGAGCTCATAAAAAAATCTTGCATTATATTTGAATTACTGTGATCTTTCTGGATTATTTAATTTAAATACAACTGCCAATCTTGAGATTTAAAACAAAAAACGCCAGTCTTAAAAAATTAAAACTGGCGTTTCGCATTTAAGAACTCAACTAATTATGCAACAGTTACATCTTTGCAGAGATAAACATCTTGAATTGCGTTCAGCAATTTCACACCTTCATTCATCGGTTTCTGGAATGCTTTTCTGCCAGAAATCAATCCCATTCCACCAGCTCGCTTGTTAATGACAGCAGTTCTTACGGCTTCAGCAAAATCATTCTCTCCAGAAGGACCACCAGAATTTATTAATCCAATTCGGCCCATATAGTTATTTACAACTTGATATCTTGTTAAATCAATTGGATGATCACTTGTTAACTGCTCATAAACTTTCTTGTGTGTCTTCCCGAATTTTAGAGCGTTATATCCGCCGTTTGTTTCTGGAAGTTTTTGTTTGATAATATCTGCTTCGATTGTTGCACCTAAATGATTTGCCTGTCCGGTTAAATCGGCTGCAACATGATAATCTTTGTCACCAACTTTGAAAGCAGAATTTCTCAAATAACACCAGAGAATTGTAACCATTCCAAGTTCGTGAGCATACTGGAATGCTTGTGAAATTTCCTGAATTTGTCTCTTTGATTCAGCAGAACCAAAATAAATTGTCGCACCAATTGCAACAGCACCGAGATCAAAAGCTTGTTTAACTGATGCGAATAAAATTTGGTCGTAAGTATTTGGATAACTCAAAAATTCGTTGTGATTTATTTTAAGTATGAAAGGAATTTTATGAGCATATTTTCTTGCAACTGATCCTAATACGCCAAGAGTTGATGCAACAGCATTGCACCCGCCTTCAATAGCGAGCTTTACAATGTTTTCAGGATCAAAGTAAATTGGATTTGGGGCAAATGATGCGCCAGCAGAGTGTTCAATTCCCTGATCTACTGGAAGAATTGAGAGGTAACCAGTTCCTGCAAGTCTGCCAGTATTAAATAAAAGCTGAAGATTTCTTAGAACCTGAGGATTTCTATCGGAAGGAACAAAAATTCTGTCAACAAAATCAGGTCCAGGAAGATGAAGCATATCTTTTGGAACGGTTTTGCATTCATGCTTTAGAAGATAATCTGCTTCATTGCCTAAAAGTTTTACAATTTCATCTATTGTCATTGTTATATCTCCAATTTTAGTTGTGGTTTAAACAAATATAAAAAAATCGTTCAGGACTTTTATTTTTCATTTGACAAATAAGGAGTAGAAGAAACTGATGACAAAGTCTAAGCTGACTGAAAACATTAAAAAATTTAAGTATAACTTGAAACTTTTTTGAGTAAATGGTTTACAAAGAAGATAAAAAATGAAGATTTTATGCATTAATCGCTCTTATTTTTTTTTCGTTTTAATCTTAGTAAATTGTTTTGCTTTAATCAATTAAATAAAGAGAATGGTTTACGATAGTGCAATCAACTGAGGATCAAAAACTTCAAGAAAAGCTTAAAAATCGGGGAAATTTGCCAAGACATATCGCCATTATCATGGATGGTAATGGCAGATGGGCTAAAAAAAGAGGATTACCTCGAGTCGCAGGCCATTCTGAAGGTGTTAAATCTGTCCGTGATGTAGTCGAAGCCTGTGCTGAACTTGGAATTGAATATTTAACACTCTACGCTTTTTCCACTGAAAACTGGAGAAGGCCCAAAGAAGAAGTTTCAACATTAATGAAATTATTACTAAAAACTTTAAAGACAGAAACCGATGAACTTCATAAGAATAATATTCGATTAAGAATGATCGGAGATTTTGAAAGTTTACCTGAAGCTGTCCAGAAGCAATTGAAAGAGGCTATCAAAAAGACAGAGAAAAATACAAGATTAAATTTAATTTTAGCTTTGAGTTACTCAGGAAGATGGGATATACTTCAAGCCACAAAAAAAATTGCTGACGATATATCACATAAAAAAATTAAAAAATCTGAAATCGATGAAAATACTTTCAAAAAATATCTTTCAACCGCAGAATTCCCCGAACCAGATTTGTTAATCAGAACAAGCGGAGAGATGAGAGTAAGCAATTTTCTATTATGGGAAATTGCGTACACCGAACTATATGTAACAGAAACTCTCTGGCCAGATTTTAGGAGAAAAGAACTTTATAAAGCGATTGAAGATTATCAGAAAAGAGAAAGAAAATTCGGTTTAGTCAGTGAACAGATAAAAGGATATGGAAAAAATGCTCTTCTACTCAGGCAAACAAAATAAAATTCATCTTTTGATTCTTTTCGTTCTAATTTGTCTATTATTCAATCAGACATTCGCTCAACAAGTTTTGCCTACCTACAAAATTCTTGGAATTTCGGTCGAGGGGAATGTAACTGCCGATCCGACTGTTATCATAGCATCGAGCGGACTTAAAATTGGTGATGTAATTCAAGTCCCTGGTGATGCAACAATAAATGCAATAAAAAGAATCCTTGCTCTGAATATTTTCTCCGATGTTCAACTCATTAAAGAAAGACAAATTGGTGATGGAATTTATATCCTCATCAAAGTACAGGAATTTCCAAGGCTTGAAGATTTCGTTTTTGTTGGCAATGATGAGATAAGTGAGAAAGATCTAAAGAAAGAAGTCACATTAATAAAAGGACAAACATTAAAACCACAGGATATCAGTAAACTTAAAAGAAATATTCTTCGTCTTTACGAAGAAAAGGGAATGTTGAATGCTGAAATTTCTGCATCACTTCTTGAATTTTCGAAAGTTGATACAACTAAGAAGAAACTTTTGATTCACTGGATAAACAAGTATGATCCCGAAGATACATACACAACAGAAATTAGTCTGAGCGATAAACCTGATGCAGAAACTATCAAAAGAATTCAAAATCGAGTTTTATTAAAAATTAAAATCGACGAAGGGAATGTTGTTCTTGTAAAGAAAATTAATTTCTACGGCAATAAGAATTTCTCTAAAAGTAAATTGTTAAGCCAATTTGATGAGATTGTTGAAAAAAGATGGTGGCGTTTCTGGAAAAAAGAAAAGTTCGATAAAAAGAATTTCGAAAAAGACAAAGAAGCTTTAGTCAAATTTTATAAAAAGAACGGCTATAAAGATATAACGATATTAAAAGATTCTATTTATACAGACGAAAGCAAAAAAAATCTTTACATTGATATTTATCTTTATGAAGGCCCCCAGTACAAAGTCAGAAATATACAATGGATTGGAAATACCGTTTTTTCAACCGATGTATTGAACAAAAGACTTGGATTCGAAAAAGGTGATATTTTCGATTATGAAAAATTTGAAAGAAATCTGAGACAGAATGAACAACAAACCGATGTTTCTTCGCTTTATTTTGATAATGGCTATCTTGGATTTTCTCTTAAAACTGAAGAAGTAAAAGTTGCAGAAGATTCACTCGATATCATTATCAAAATCGCAGAAAGAAATCAGTTTAAAATTGGTCAGGTAGAAATTAAAGGTAACGATAAAACGATGGATAAAGTGATTCGTCGTGAATTGTTTACTAGACCTGGTGATTATTTCAATCGTGCTTTGCTTTTGAGAAGTTTGCAGCAACTCGCAAATCTCCAGTATTTTAATCCAGAAAAACTTTATCAAGAAGGACTTGATTATTTCCCTTCGAACGATTCAACAGTCGATATAACTTATAAAGTTGAAGAAAAATCCAGTGATTACTTAAATGCTTCGGTAGGTTACAGCGGGAGCTGGGGTTTTAGCGGTGCGGTCGGAATCACATTAACAAACTTTTCGCTTGCTCATCCTTTTACGCTCGGCGGCGGTCAAGTTCTAAACTTTAACTGGCAATTTGGGATTGGAAATTACTACAGAACCTTTCAGCTCGGTTTCACTGAGCCTTGGTTTATGGATACACCTACTTCAATTGGATTCGATGTTTTCGATACAAGACAAATTTATATTTATGAGCTCAGACAATACGGTGGGAGCGTTAGAGTTGGAAGAAGACTTTCCTGGCCCGATGATTATTTTATGGTTAATGGAAGTTTTAGATATTATATGAACGATGTTAAAGGCGGCGGTGGTTATTACCGCGAAGGAATGTATAAACAATATTCATTGACTTTTGGAATTGGAAGAAAAGATATTGATAACCCAATCTTCCCAAGCACAGGAAGTAATCTCGGAATTGATTTTGATTTATCCGGTGGTCCATTTCTTCCTGGCGATGTAGATTATTTGAAAGCTGATATTAACCTAGAAGTTTATAGGAGATTATTTGGTACAAATAAAGTTACTCTCTTTTTAGGAAATTATTACGGCTTTATCTACGAACTTGTGCCAAATACTCCAATTCAACCTTTTGAATATTATTATATGGGTGGGAGCGGTTTAATTATTGCAACTGAACCTTTGCGAGGTTACGATGACCGTTCAATTGGACCCAAAAATGTTAATGGAAATGTAATTGGCGGTAAAATATTTTCGAGAAATACTTTTGAATTAAGATTTGCTGTAACTCTTCAACCTATGCCTCTCTATGTTCTTGCTTTTGCAGAGGCTGGAAATGTCTGGAGAGATATGAAAGATGTTAATATATTTGATTTAAAGAGGAGTGTCGGATTCGGTGCGCGTGTGTTAATAAATCCAATTGGAATGATAGGCTTTGATTTCGGTTATGGATTTGATAGAAAATCAGTAAGTGGTTACGATCCGCAATGGATCTTCCACTTCCAATTTGGTAGAGGAATGTAAAACAAAAACAAATTAAGAGGTTAAAAGTGAAAGCGTTAAAATTAATTTTACCTTTGATTTTGCTTGTATCAAATTTATTATTTGCACAACAACCAGCAGTTAAAATTGGTGTTGTAGATTCAGAAATAATTTTGAGTCAGCTCCCTGAATACAAAAAAGCCCAAGATCAATTAAATGAAATCGTTAAAAAATGGCAGGCCGAACTTGATAGTCTCTCAATCGAATATCAAGAACGCATTGATAATTATCGTAAACAAGAAGCTCTGATGAGTGATGAAGTTAAGCTGAAAGAACAACAAGAGATAATGAAACTCGAACAGGAAATTTATAATTTCCGTCAAAGAAGATTTGGACAACAGGGTGACTTTGCTCAGAAGCAAGAAGAATTACTTACACCAATAAAACAAAACATCATCAAAGCAATTGAGAAAGTTGCTAAAGAAGAAAAAGTTACAATTGTTTTCGATAAAGCTGGTGATGTTGTGGTTTTGTATTCAGATCCGTCTTATGATTTAACATTTAAAGTTTTAGATCAATTAAGACGCGGGAAAGTCAAATAATAAGAGGCTTTTATGAAAAAGCTAATCATTCTCTCCGCATTATTTTTTGCTCTTCCAATTTTTGCTCAGGTAAAAATTGGTTATATAAATTCTGAAGCAATTATGAAAGAACTTCCCGAAGCTCAGGATGCTCAACGAAAACTTGATAATCTGGTTCAAGAATGGCAAGCAGAACTCAGAAAACTTGAATCGGAATGGAAACAAAAATATGATGCTTACGATCGTGATAAATTAATTATGAGTGATCAAACAAGAGCCGAAAAAGAAAAAGAACTTGTTGATCTTGAAAATAGAATTATGCAATACCGCGAGCAAAAATTTGGACAAAATGGCGAGCTCTTCCAGAAGCAGGAAGAATTTATGAAACCAATTCAAAACAAAATTTTCAATGCTCTTGAAAAAATAGCTAAAGAAGAAGGATATGATTTTGTTTTCGATAAGAGCGGTGAAATCCTTCTCCTTTATGCAAATGAAAAATATGATTTAACCAACAAGGTCTTACAAGCATTAAAATAATTCTATGAATATCACAGTAGAAGAGATTGCCGAGCTTGTTAATGGTGAAGTTGTCGGTAATAAAAATAAAGTGATTAAAAATGTTGCAAAGATCGAAGAAGCAGGTGAAGACGATCTTACATTTTTATATCAAGATAAATACGAAAAATTTTTAAATCCTGCTTCTTCTTTTGCAATACTTGTAAAAAAAGACTTCACCAAAAATTTCCCCGCATTAACTTTAATTAAAGTTGCTGACCCTTATCTTTCTTTCATCAAAGTAATTGAGAAGTATTTTCTACCAGAAGTAGAATTACCTCCGTTATTTGATAAAAAACCCGAAGAGGTTAGCTTTACTTTTGGAAAAAATTTTAGATGCGGAGAGAATGTTTCTATTGGAAAGAATTGTAGAATTGGTGATAATGTAACTATTTATTCAAATGTGTCTATTTTGAATGATGTTGAAATTGGTAATGATACAATCATCTATCCAAATGTAACAATTCGTGAAAGATGCAAAGTTGGCAACAGAAATATTATTCATGCAGGGGTTGTAATTGGCAGTGATGGTTTTGGTTATTACAAAAAACCTGATAAGACATACAAGAAAATTCCACAGATTGGAATTGTAGTTCTTGAAGATGATGTAGAAGTCGGAGCAAATACTTGCATTGATCGAGCAACAATAGGCGAGACAAGAATCAAAAAAGGAACAAAGATCGATAACCTTGTTCAAATTGCTCACAATGTAGTTATTGGTGAAAATTGTGCCGTCTCTGGTCAGACTGGATTTGCCGGAAGCACAAAAGTTGGTAACAATGTAATCATTGCTGGTCAGGTAGGTTTTGCTGATCATATTGAAGTTGAAGATGATGTAGTTGTAATGGCTCAATCGGGAGTATCTCACAGCTTAAAAAAAGGGAAAGTTTATTTTGGATATCCAGCTATGGAAGTTAGAGAAGCATTTAAATTAAATGCTTTGATTAGAAATCTTCCAGAGCTGAGCGAAAAATTATTTAAATTGAACAAACGTATCGATGAACTTGAACAAAGACTAAAAGAGAGTAAATAGGAGAAATTTTATGGTTGAACAACAGCGTACCATTGCAAAACCAGTTACAGTTTCAGGGATTGGTATTCATACTGGTACAGAATGTACAATGACATTTAAACCTGCACCAGAAAATTATGGAATTAGATTTATTCGCGTAGATCTTGGTGGTAATCCAGAAATTCCTGCAATCGTTGAAAATGTTGTTGATGTTTCAAGAGGAACCACAATCGCTGTTGGGGAAGCGAAGGTTCATACCGTTGAACATGTTCTTGCTGCAGTTTATGGATTGAAAATTGACAACTTAAAAATTGAACTTGATGGAATTGAACCGCCAATTGGTGATGGAAGTGCAAAACTTTATGTTGACGCACTTCTTGAAGCTGGTATTGTGGAACAGGAAGCGCCTAAAGATTATTTAGTAATTGATCAAACAGTTATGTATCACGACGAAGAAAGAGGAATTGATATAGTTGCACTTCCTCTTGATGACTTTAGAATTACAATAATGATTGATTACAACAATCCTGCTCTCGGAAGTCAGCATTCAAGTTTATTTAGCCTTGAAAAAGAATTTATTACAGAGTATTCCACTGCAAGAACATTTTGCTTTTTAAGCGAAGTTGAACAACTCGTTAATCAAAATTTAATAAAAGGCGGAGATATTGATAACGCTGTTGTAATTGTTGACAGAAAACTTGATGAAAAAGAATTAAACAATTTAGCTCAAAAGTTAAATATCAAACATCCTTTGTTCATTGGTGAAAATGGAATTCTAAATAACGAGACTCTCCGATTCAAAAATGAACCTGCGCGTCACAAAGTTTTAGATTTGATTGGTGATCTTGCATTAATTGGTGTCCCGCTTAAAGCACAAATTTTAGCAGCTCGCCCTGGTCATAGAGCAAATGTTGAATTTGCTCGAATGATTAGAAAACTTTATCAGCAGAAAAAACTTGAGAAGAAATATCAATTTATTAAAAAGGAAGGCGTTGTATTTGATGCAAATGCAATTCTCAGAATCCTTCCCCATCGTTATCCTTTTGTGCTTGTCGATAAGATCGTTGATTTGAAAATGGGAGAAAGAGTCGTTGGTATTAAAAATGTAACTATCAACGAACCATATTTTCAGGGACATTTCCCGGGACAAATGGTTATGCCCGGCGTCTTGATTATTGAAGCTCTTGCCCAAACAAGTGGAATTTTGCTCCTTAATTCTATCCCTGATTTTGAAAATAGTTTAGTTTACTTTATGGCTATTAACAATGCAAAATTTAGAAAACCAGTTGTTCCAGGTGATCAGTTAGTTTTAGAAGTTGAACTTGTAAATTCAAGAAGCAAAACATTCACAATGAAGGGAAGAGCCATCGTTGATGGAAATCTTGCCGCCGAAGCTGAATTTATGGCTGCAGTTGTTCCAAAAGAAGAAAGTCAAAAATCACAGAAATAAGACTTATGCCTGAAATTCATCCTACCTCAATTGTATCAAGCGAAGCACAGATCGCAGATGATGTTGTAATTGGTCCCTTCTGTATTGTTGAAGGAGATGTAAAAATTGACAGCGGAACAAAATTATTAAGTCATGTTGTCGTTTATAATGGTGCAAGAATCGGAAAGAACAATAAAATTTTTCCGGGCGCTGTAATTGCTGCTGTCCCCCAAGATTTAAAATTTAATAATGAATATACAGAAGTCTTTATCGGTGATAATAATACAATTAGAGAAGCCGTTACGATAAGTCGGGCAACTTCGGCAACAAAAAAAACAATTGTTGGAAATAATTGCCTTTTGATGGCTTATGTTCACATTGCTCATGATTGTGTGGTTGGTAATAATTGTATTCTTGCTAATTCGGTTGAGCTTGCTGGTCATGTGCATGTTGAAGATTATGTTATCATTGGCGGTCTGACGGGTGTTCATCAATTTACAAGTATCGGGCAGCATGCGATGATTGGTGCTTGTTCAAAAATTGTGAAAGACATTCCTCCTTACACTTTATTCAGCGGCAATCCGATACATTACGAAGGATTAAACATCATTGGATTGAAGCGGCGTGGATTTTCAGTTGATGCAATCACCTCACTCAAGGAAGCTTATAATATTCTTTACAGTCCATTCTTTAATACTACTCAAGCTGTTGAAAAAATCAGGAATGAAATTAAACAGACAAGCGAAGTAAAAAATCTTTTGGACTTTATTGAAAAAAGTCGTCGCGGAATTAGTAAATGAAAGAATGGTACTATATAGATACGGGGAAAAACACCGGCACCTTTAATATGGATTTTGATTTAAAGCTTGTTGAAAAAGTTAGGGAAGAAAGAATTCCATTTTTACGTTTCTATCAATGGCAGCCTTTTTCTATTTCTTTGGGCTACCATCAAAAAATCGAATCGATTAATTCAAAATTATGCGAAAAAGATTCCATTGATATTGTTAGAAGACCAACCGGCGGCAGAGCAATTTTGCATTCCGATGAATTAACCTACTCCGTTACAATACCCCTTGATTTGTTTTCTCCGCACGAAGTTTATTATAAAATTAATTATGCATTGCTTGAGGGATTACATCTCTATGATGAAAAATTGAAGTCGGTTGAACTCGAAAAATCACAGATTGATTTCAAGAATTTTTACAAATCATCTCGTTCTATTCCTTGCTTTTCAAGTTCAGCAAGAAATGAAATTAAATTTCAAAACAAAAAGCTTGTAGGTTCAGCACAAAGAGTTATTAATGATATAACTCTTCAGCATGGTTCAATTTTAATTGGAGATTATCACAAAAGAATAGTTGATTACCTTAACTTAAATGATGAAGAAAGAAAAATTTTAAGAAGCGATCTTGATGAAAAAACAATTTCATTAAAAGAAATTCTCAACTCTGAAATTGATCTGGAAAAATTAAAATATTGCTTAAAAAAAGGTTTTGAAAAAGTTTTTGAAGTAAATTTTATCGAGAGTGAGGTGATGGTATGAGCTCGACATCAGAAATTAAGAAAGTTACCACGAGAAGAATTCAGGAGATGAAAGATAACGGCGAAAAAATAACTGCACTTACAGCATATGATTTTTTAATTGCTCGCCTCTGTGATCGTGCTGGGATTGATATTATTCTTGTGGGCGATTCGCTTGGAAATGTTTTTCAAGGACATTTGACAACATTGCCAGTCACTCTCGACGATATGATTTATCATACAAAAGCTGTCCAACGTGGTGTCAAAAGAGCAATGATTGTTGTTGATATGCCCTTTATGTCTTACCAGACAAACATCGAAGAAGCATTTAGAAATGCTGGAAGAATTATGAAAGAAACTGATGCAGGTGCAGTGAAAATTGAAGGTGGTGAAATTTTTGCGGAAACAGTTGCAAAGCTTACTGCAAATGGAATTCCAGTAATGGGGCACATTGGATTAACACCACAATCGATTCATCGTTTCGGTGGTTATCAGCCAAGAGGAAGAGAAAAAGAAGAAGCTCAGCAATTAATTCGTGATGCTAAAGCGCTTGAAGAGGCAGGTGCTTTTGCTATTGTAATTGAAAAAGTACCAGCAAAACTTGCAAAGAGAATTACTCAATCCGTTAAAATTCCAACAATCGGAATCGGCGCAGGAAAATTTGTTGATGGACAGATACTCGTTGTGTATGATATGCTTGGTTTGACAGAAGAATTTAATCCTCGATTTGTTAGAAAGTATGCTCATCTCTCTGAAACTATCTTCGATGCATTTAAACATTATATCGAAGATGTTCGAAGCGGCAATTTCCCAAACGAGAAAGAAAGTTATTAATAATCACTTCTCCGAGTTTTAATCATTAATCATTTCATAAAAATATTTTTAAACACATCAAACAAAATCTTATCTCTCGCATTAAGAATTTTTTTGAGTATGAAAAAGAATTAATAAAAACTTGAATAATGTTTTCTTCTTATTTCAAAAAATCATTCACATCATTTTCAACAAGAAAAATTTTTTTATCAACTCACACATCACTCATCAAAAAAAATTTTTAAAATCATTCAAAAACTATTGACAAAAAATTTATAAATCATATATTAGCAAGTGAATTAAGTGAATATGTTGAACAAATTGAGAGAGTGATTTATTAGTACTTATACTTCTTCTGGAAAAAAATTAAATGTTGTTCTCACCTATAACATTAAGCAGGAAGGTTTTGACACTCCATCGGCTAAGTATCCTTTTCTCAAAAAATTCAATTACAATTCTGAGATCAATCAAGATACTTTTGCAGAATGGGACACTGAAGAAACAATTAATGCCGTCAGAGATGCACTCGCATTATATCACAATGTAACTTTAGTTGAAGCTGATAATGATGCATTCGAAACATTCCGTGAGTTAAATCCCGATATCGTGTTCAATATTGCAGAAGGTTTTAATGGAATTAGTCGTGAAGCCCAGATTCCTGCCATGCTTGAATTCTTAAATATTCCATACACTGGTTCAGATCCTGTCACACTTGGAATTTGTTTAGATAAATCTCGAACAAAAGAAATACTTTCGTTTTATAAGATTCCAACCCCTCAATTTGTTTTGATCGATAAAGATGATGATTATAGTTCAATTGATTTTCCTTTGCCTGCTATCGTAAAACCGGTTGCAGAAGGTTCGAGCAAAGGAATATATAATTCATCGGTTGTGAGAACAAAAGAAGAATTATTAAGAGAAATTCAAAAAATACATCAGATTTATAATCAATCTGCACTGGTCGAAAAATTTCTGGAAGGAAGAGAATTTACCGTTGCAATTCTTGGAAATGGAAAAGATGCAAAAGTTTTGCCAATTATTGAGATGAAATTTGAAGAATTGCCGGAAGGAGTTTTGCCAATTTATTCTTATGAAGCGAAATGGATTTTCGATACAAGAGAAGATCCTCTTGATATTTATGAATGTCCAGCCAATATAGATGAAAGATTAAGAACTCAGATTGAAAAAATTGCGCTTGCAACATATCGAGTTTTGCGATGCCGAGATTGGTCAAGAATTGATATCAGACTTGATGAAAATGATGTTCCAAATGTACTTGAGATAAATCCTTTACCGGGAATTTTGCCCGATCCAAAAGATAATTCCTGTTATCCAAAAGCTGCAAGAGCAGCTGGAATGACTTACGAGGAAATGATAAATGCAGTTTTGAATGAAGCAAGAAAAAGATATGGAATATGAAAGAAGATATTAAAATACTTTTAGTATATAACCAACCAGTTGGTGGAATATTCGAAAGTTATGATGGCAGGAGGATAAAATCTGAATCTTCTAACTCAATAGATTTATCTGAAGTTGGTGTTTTAGAAGAGTATGAAGAAATTAAAGAAGCATTAACTGAAAGAGGATATAAAACAGAATCTTTTAATCTTCTTGATAACATTAGTGAATTATGTTCAAAAGTTGGAGCGGGGAATTATGATGTTGTCTTCAATTTAGTTGAGAGTGTTGGCGGTGAATCAATTAAAGAGATGTATGTTGCTGGAATTTATGAACTTTATAATATCCCTTACACTGGATGCAGCGCTGTTACTCTTGGTCTTTGTTTGAATAAACATCGTGCAAAATTGCTAATGAAGGGAGCTGGATTTAATGTCCCGGACTGGAAACTTTATGCGAATCCATCAAAAATAATTTTTGATTCAAAACCTGAATTTCCAATGATTGTGAAACCATCACAGGAAGATGCAAGTGTTGGAATAAGTGAGCAATCGGTTGTATATAATGAAAATGAATTAAAAGAGCAGCTTGAATTTATTTATAATACTTTAAAGCAGCCAGTTTTGGTTGAAGAATATATTGAAGGAAGAGAAATTAATTCAGCTATTCTTGGTGATAAAGAAAAAGTCGCTCTTCCACTTTCTGAAATTAGCTTTGATACTTTGCCAGATGATCTACCAAAGATTGTAACTTATGACGGCAAGTGGATTAAAGATAGTCTTTACTGTCAAAATACAATCCCTGTGTGCCCTGCACCGCTTGATGATGAACTTGCAGAACATATAAAGAGAATTGCTCTAGATGTTTCAAATCTTTTCGGTTGCCGAGATTACTGCCGGGTTGATTTTCGAATTGATAAAAATAATAAACCTTACATTCTTGAAGTAAATCCAAATCCAGATATCTCAAAAGATGCTGGTTTTGCCAGAGCAGCGAAAGCGTACGGATTAGATTATGATGAACTTTTAATTCGCATAATTGAATTTGCTTTAGAAAGAAGAAAATGAAAATTCGAGAAATGAAAAAAGAAGACAGAGAAAAATTAAAAGATATTTTATTTAGAACAGAAAATTTTTCACTCGAAGAGAAAGAAGTAGGATTAGAATTAATTGATATTGCCTTGAATAATCCAGAACAAAAAGATTATTTCTTCAAAGTTGCCGAAGAAAATGGAAAAGTTTTAGGATATTACTGCATAGGTCATCGTGCATTAACTGATGGAGTTTATGATTTGTATTGGATTGTTGTTGATCCTGGAACACGCGGTTCAGGAGTTGGATCACAATTGATAAAA
Protein-coding sequences here:
- a CDS encoding ATP-grasp domain-containing protein; amino-acid sequence: MKEDIKILLVYNQPVGGIFESYDGRRIKSESSNSIDLSEVGVLEEYEEIKEALTERGYKTESFNLLDNISELCSKVGAGNYDVVFNLVESVGGESIKEMYVAGIYELYNIPYTGCSAVTLGLCLNKHRAKLLMKGAGFNVPDWKLYANPSKIIFDSKPEFPMIVKPSQEDASVGISEQSVVYNENELKEQLEFIYNTLKQPVLVEEYIEGREINSAILGDKEKVALPLSEISFDTLPDDLPKIVTYDGKWIKDSLYCQNTIPVCPAPLDDELAEHIKRIALDVSNLFGCRDYCRVDFRIDKNNKPYILEVNPNPDISKDAGFARAAKAYGLDYDELLIRIIEFALERRK
- a CDS encoding GNAT family N-acetyltransferase, producing the protein MKIREMKKEDREKLKDILFRTENFSLEEKEVGLELIDIALNNPEQKDYFFKVAEENGKVLGYYCIGHRALTDGVYDLYWIVVDPGTRGSGVGSQLIKDAEEFVASKNGRLILAETSSRDDYQTTRNFYKKNNYNELAIIKDFYKQGDSLIIFGKYLQNQGD